One window of Equus asinus isolate D_3611 breed Donkey chromosome 7, EquAss-T2T_v2, whole genome shotgun sequence genomic DNA carries:
- the PSMC6 gene encoding 26S proteasome regulatory subunit 10B, producing the protein MAIPGIPYERRLLIMADPRDKALQDYRKKLLEHKEIDGRLKELREQLKELTKQYEKSENDLKALQSVGQIVGEVLKQLTEEKFIVKATNGPRYVVGCRRQLDKSKLKPGTRVALDMTTLTIMRYLPREVDPLVYNMSHEDPGNVSYSEIGGLSEQIRELREVIELPLTNPELFQRVGIIPPKGCLLYGPPGTGKTLLARAVASQLDCNFLKVVSSSIVDKYIGESARLIREMFNYARDHQPCIIFMDEIDAIGGRRFSEGTSADREIQRTLMELLNQMDGFDTLHRVKMIMATNRPDTLDPALLRPGRLDRKIHIDLPNEQARLDILKIHAGPITKHGEIDYEAIVKLSDGFNGADLRNVCTEAGMFAIRADHDFVVQEDFMKAVRKVADSKKLESKLDYKPV; encoded by the exons ATGGCCATTCCCGGCATCCCCTATGAGCGGCGGCTTCTCATCATGGCGGACCCTAGAGATAAGGCGCTCCAGGACTACCGCAAGAAGCTGCTGGAGCACAAGGAGATCGACGGCCGTCTCAAGGAGT taaGGGAACAATTGAAAGAACTTACCAAGCAGTATGAAAAGTCTGAGAATGATTTGAAGGCCCTACAAAGTGTTGGACAG atTGTGGGTGAAGTACTGAAGCAATTAACTGAAGAAAAAT tCATTGTGAAAGCTACAAATGGACCAAGATATGTTGTGGGTTGTCGTCGACAG CTTGACAAAAGTAAGCTGAAGCCAGGAACAAGAGTTGCTTTGGATATGACTACACTAACTATCATGAG ATATTTGCCAAGAGAGGTGGATCCACTGGTTTATAACATGTCTCATGAGGACCCTGGGAATGTTTCTTATTCTGAGATTGGAGGGCTATCAGAACAGATTCGGGAATTAAGAGAG GTGATAGAATTACCTCTTACAAACCCAGAATTATTCCAGCGTGTAGGAATAATACCTCCAAAAGGCTGTTTGTTATATGGACCACCAG GTACAGGAAAGACGCTCTTGGCACGAGCTGTTGCTAGCCAACTGGACTGCAATTTCTTAAAG GTTGTATCTAGTTCTATTGTAGACAAGTACATTGGTGAAAGTGCTCGTTTGATCAGAGAAATGTTTAATTATGCCAGAGACCATCAGCCATGCATCATTTTTATGGATGAAATAGATGCTATTG GTGGTCGTCGGTTTTCTGAGGGTACTTCGGCTGATAGAGAGATTCAGAGAACTTTAATGGAG TTGCTGAATCAAATGGATGGATTTGATACTCTACATAGAGTTAAAATGATCATGGCTACAAACCGTCCAGATACACTGGATCCTGCTTTGCTTCGTCCAGGAAGATTAGATAGGAAAATAC aTATTGATTTGCCAAACGAGCAAGCAAGATTAGATATATTGAAAATCCATGCAGGTCCCATTACAAAGCATGGTGAAATAG ATTATGAAGCAATTGTGAAGCTTTCAGATGGCTTTAATGGAGCAGACCTGAGAAATGTTTGTACTGAAGCAG GCATGTTTGCAATTCGTGCTGATCATGATTTTGTAGTACAGGAAGACTTCATGAAAGCAGTCAGGAAAGTGGCTGATTCTAAGAAGCTAGAGTCTAAACTGGACTACAAACCTGTGTAA